From the genome of Penaeus chinensis breed Huanghai No. 1 chromosome 37, ASM1920278v2, whole genome shotgun sequence, one region includes:
- the LOC125045525 gene encoding 39S ribosomal protein L14, mitochondrial-like: MNVPLRKFLGQCSQAAGLHTSAPLEHIQKMTRLRVVDNSKLGKAAMLEGRPPRCIHVYNKTGIGHTGDKVLVAIKGQKKRGILVGCHQDQKPLMPKFDTNNLVLIEDNGMPLGNRIHVPIPTMLRKKLTDMSRPKGADYTKILAIATRFI, translated from the exons ATGAATGTGCCTTTGAGAAAATTTCTGGGGCAGTGCTCCCAGGCAGCTGGTCTCCACACCTCAGCACCATTAGAACACATTCAGAAGATGACAAGATTACGTGTTGTTGACAACAGTAAGCTAGGAAAGGCTGCCATGTTGGAAGGTCGACCCCCCaggtgtattcatgtatataacaaAACAGGAATTGGACATACAG GAGACAAAGTACTGGTTGCCATCAAGGGACAGAAAAAACGAGGCATTCTTGTTGGCTGTCACCAGGATCAGAAGCCTTTGATGCCCAAGTTTGACACAAATAACCTGGTCTTAATTGAAGACAATGGCATGCCACTTGGAAACAGAATACATGTTCCGATTCCAACAATGCTCCGCAAAAAACTCACAGATATGTCTCGACCCAAGGGTGCTGATTATACAAAAATTCTAGCAATAGCTACTCGCttcatatga
- the LOC125045524 gene encoding atypical kinase COQ8A, mitochondrial-like has protein sequence MARPPRGSDLLSVLRGLSRVGSAVVDVRSQEVTKAWATSSLRPLIVQGSANLQEAISKAVQQPQVVQTEASKGVSEALARISMVGEGLRAYRSGAVPAAADLSSQVETAIDPMYDPEVQELNIEEIMMQEAWMGHEEHKIPEHTAVDKQMKEAIVGARNIRDSVMENAKEARSSIQRRMEEFEPLLDVSKVEEKEITDDQLQALQEKLDELKGASFGQNMKMLSDIQEHSRPMEEVLQEVIKDQTGLQDMVLQEVATEQTAVKEELRQEVIPEQTAVKEEIKQEVIPEQTAVKEELRQEVATKQTAVKDELIQEVLPEQTAVKEELIQELKSEQIAVKEELIQEVMPEQTAVKEELIQEVMPEQTAVKEELIQEVMPEQSAVKEELILELKSEQTAIKEEIRQEAIPDEAVFKGEVVQEVVIEHTSFKEEVLAKPSTFESVSVKKEVEKELDSTLAQVAKTINLEETNTSTIQDFDVELQAKPAICKDEAEKVVIKASPESSGTNVDTSSTVEDFIVPSTVGSGPAAAASISGAAVASVSMAAASTAAAAATVAASVAASASAVATQSVALEEKPKPAAPKPKLLGRKPLAKDKPKSTLASNAQARKVPHSRIGRLMSFGGLAAGLGAGTLAELTRRSLGMNEGKGSGSLLDASPFLTEANAKRIVDTLCRVRGAALKLGQMLSIQDNALINPQLQKIFERVRQSADFMPAWQLENALVDQFGPDWRSLVTTFDERPFAAASIGQVHLATLPDGRSVAMKIQYPGVAEGIDSDINNLIGTLKIANILPEGLYVDSVIEVAKKELNWECDYIREAECTTRFRELVKPYPEYYVPEVISQLCTKQVFSSELIDGVPVDKCIEMDQETRNYICEKILRLCLLELFKFGFMQTDPNWSNFFYNAETEQLALLDFGACRSYEKSFVDKYIQIIHGAATCNREKIYEYSKQLGFLTGHEAKVMIDAHIDAVMILGEAFQDDKLFHFGAQDTTYRIQHLVPVMLSHRMCAPPEESYSLHRKMSGVFLLCARLNGQVNCRPLFDEAFDGYKYGGTWEDFHAGRL, from the exons ATGGCCAGGCCACCGCGGGGGAGCGACCTCCTGTCAGTGTTGCGTGGGTTGTCCCGTGTTGGCTCAGCAGTGGTCGATGTGAGGTCACAAGAGGTCACCAAGGCATGGGCTACCTCCTCCTTACGACCTCTGATCGTGCAGGGATCGGCCAACCTCCAGGAAGCTATCTCCAAGGCCGTTCAGCAGCCACAAGTTGTTCAA ACTGAAGCATCAAAGGGTGTGTCAGAGGCACTTGCCCGCATCTCAATGGTGGGAGAAGGCCTCAGAGCATACAGGAGTGGTGCAGTTCCAGCTGCAGCAG ACCTATCAAGTCAAGTAGAAACTGCAATTGACCCGATGTATGATCCAGAGGTGCAGGAGCTGAACATTGAGGAGATCATGATGCAGGAAGCTTGGATGGGCCACGAGGAGCACAAAATTCCAGAACACACAGCTGTAGACAAGCAGATGAAAGAGGCCATTGTGGGTGCAAGGAACATCAGAGATTCAGTAATGGAAAATGCAAAAGAGGCCAGAAGTAGCATtcagagaaggatggaagaattTGAGCCCCTACTCGATGTGTctaaagtggaggagaaggagattacAGATGACCAACTCCAAGCTCTGCAGGAAAAGCTGGATGAGCTGAAAGGGGCTTCCTTTGgacaaaatatgaaaatgttgAGTGATATACAGGAGCATTCCAGACCCATGGAAGAAGTATTACAGGAAGTCATAAAAGATCAAACAGGTCTTCAAGACATGGTGCTACAGGAAGTTGCAACTGAACAAACAGCTGTCAAGGAAGAACTAAGACAGGAAGTTATACCTGAACAGACAGCTGTCAAGGAAGAAATAAAGCAGGAAGTTATACCAGAACAGACAGCCGTCAAGGAAGAACTAAGACAGGAAGTTGCAACTAAACAAACAGCTGTCAAGGATGAACTAATACAGGAAGTTCTACCAGAACAGACAGCAGTCAAGGAAGAACTAATACAAGAACTTAAATCTGAACAGATAGCTGTCAAGGAAGAACTAATACAGGAAGTTATGCCAGAACAGACAGCTGTCAAGGAAGAACTAATACAGGAAGTTATGCCAGAACAGACAGCTGTCAAGGAAGAACTAATACAGGAAGTTATGCCAGAACAGTCAGCTGTCAAAGAAGAACTAATACTGGAACTTAAATCTGAACAGACAGCTATCAAGGAAGAAATAAGGCAGGAAGCTATACCTGATGAGGCAGTTTTCAAGGGAGAAGTGGTACAGGAAGTTGTCATTGAGCATACAAGCTTCAAAGAAGAAGTATTGGCAAAGCCAAGTACTTTTGAAAGTGTGTCAgtaaagaaagaagtagagaaggaacTGGACAGCACTTTAGCCCAGGTAGCCAAGACCATTAATCTTGAAGaaactaatacttctactattcAGGATTTCGATGTTGAGCTTCAGGCAAAGCCAGCCATTTGCAAAGATGAAGCAGAAAAAGTTGTAATCAAAGCATCTCCAGAATCCAGTGGCACAAACGTAGACACATCTTCAACAGTGGAAGATTTCATAGTACCTAGTACTGTTGGGTCTGGACCTGCAGCTGCAGCTAGTATTTCAGGAGCAGCTGTTGCTTCAGTTAGTATGGCTGCtgcatcaacagcagcagcagctgcaACAGTAGCTGCATCAGTAGCTGCATCTGCATCTGCAGTTGCCACTCAGTCTGTGGCTTTAGAAGAGAAACCCAAGCCAGCAGCACCAAAGCCAAAGCTTCTGGGAAGAAAACCTTTAGCTAAAGACAAACCCAAATCAACT CTGGCATCCAATGCTCAGGCACGCAAGGTTCCTCACTCCCGCATTGGACGACTAATGAGCTTTGGCGGCCTTGCTGCAGGCCTAGGGGCAGGAACTTTAGCAGAATTAACCCGCAGGTCCTTGGGCATGAATGAGGGGAAAGGCAGTGGGTCCCTTCTTGATGCTTCACCATTTTTGACTGAAGCCAATGCAAAGAGAATTGTCGATACTCTCTGCAGAGTTAGAG GAGCTGCCCTGAAACTTGGTCAGATGCTTAGTATCCAAGACAATGCCCTCATCAACCCTCAGCTCCAGAAGATATTTGAGCGAGTGCGACAGTCTGCAGACTTCATGCCTGCCTGGCAGTTAGAG AATGCCCTTGTGGACCAGTTTGGGCCAGACTGGCGATCATTAGTAACAACATTTGATGAACGTCCTTTTGCTGCAGCATCCATTGGCCAGGTACATCTGGCAACTCTTCCAGATGGTCGATCTGTTGCCATGAAAATTCAGTACCCAGGAGTAGCAGAAGGCATAGACAGTGATATCAACAACCTCATAGGAACACTAAAGATTGCAAACATTCTCCCAGAAG gtCTATATGTTGATTCTGTCATTGAGGTGGCTAAAAAGGAATTGAATTGGGAATGTGACTACATACGAGAAGCTGAGTGTACTACAAGATTTAGGGAGCTTGTTAAACCCTATCCAGAGTATTATGTTCCTGAAGTCATTAGTCAACTGTGTACAAAACAA GTATTTAGCTCAGAGTTAATTGATGGCGTACCAGTAGATAAGTGTATTGAAATGGACCAGGAAACTAGAAATTATATTTGCGAAAAGATTCTACGTCTCTGCCTCTTGGAATTATTCAAATTTGGCTTCATGCAAACGGATCCCAATTGGTCAAACTTCTTCTATAATGCAGAGACTGAACAG CTTGCTCTGTTGGACTTTGGGGCATGTAGATCCTATGAGAAATCATTTGTTGACAAGTACATCCAGATCATCCATGGTGCGGCAACAtgtaacagagaaaaaatatatgagtaTTCCAAACAGCTTGGATTCTTGACAGGCCATGAAGCGAAG GTCATGATAGATGCACACATAGATGCTGTGATGATCTTAGGTGAAGCTTTCCAGGATGATAAGTTATTCCACTTTGGAGCTCAAGACACCACCTACAGAATCCAACACCTTGTCCCAGTCATGCTCTCCCACCGCATGTGCGCTCCCCCCGAGGAATCCTACTCCTTACACCGCAAGATGTCTGGGGTATTTTTATTGTGTGCCAGATTGAATGGCCAGGTAAACTGTAGGCCACTGTTTGACGAGGCATTTGACGGTTATAAGTATGGAGGAACTTGGGAGGATTTTCATGCAGGGAGATTGTAA